Genomic window (Vigna unguiculata cultivar IT97K-499-35 chromosome 10, ASM411807v1, whole genome shotgun sequence):
AAAAGTTGTAAACAACTTGCTTACATTCTCAAACAAAGGAACATTTCAAAACAGTAATTCTTTGTTGTCGAAAGAGAACAAAGAGTCCAAATATGATGAAATGGTTAAGGATGCACATGgaaaaatatatgatgaatCTAAAATGGTTTTCAGTGCTTCTAAGCATGAAATTTgcagtataaacaacttaacAAATCCTAAGGGAACAGAAGAATATTTCTGCATACTAATGAAATTTGTTACTATGTTTAtttattggtttaattagtaattagtaatttaatttatatatttaagtatttgatttattttggttcttgtattgttttttactcaattgaatttctatttattttggttcttgtattgttttttacatcaaccaatcatgtgatgactcgcaaacaatacactaagacgcAGGCATgcttatccggatacatataattagtggGATTCACcgaatgcttgcacttatggttgcctctactgctctgcagagccaatTGCCattgggtttcaccctaccactcacaaggttagccttcaaagaTCTAAGGCCTTCTGCTATTCttaccacttgagtcagtaaggtctacgtgagactaactgactctttagagtgtcaggatgaaatccttaccttgaatccttactaaattatataatgaggcaccaccacgaacttcgtggaattacgtcctaagtaTGAGGCGCCACCATGAGCttccactaacaggggtcatggaattaggttctgaccatgaggcacttcgtggaattacgtcctgaccaatgaggcaccaccatgagatctcacctagagattcatggaattacgtcctgaccaatgatGCACCAtcacgaaactatcgtggaattacgtcctgaccacacCAACCTCATGTTTCATCAACCAATATAAAATCATTGttcataccaattccatgtcacttttataaccaaccatcccatacatgtcacatgccaagatcattgTCAAACTTATCAATTACAACCCATAAACCAttttactcatgcatattcacccaAATCATGCTTTAACAGAGTAATACAATCATACAAGTGATCACCAACCAAAAACAGAGGGAAGAACATCCACCAAGCAAATCCTTgcaccagtctcgctcaagccatgGACCCTCGTTCAGGCAAAATGGGTATTTCACTTAAGCTACaagccctcgcttaggcgagactaccAGCAGAAGGCTCTGTTGATTttgcgagttctcgcttaggcgagccctcctcgcttgagcgagaccacccgtcgcccaaaggtgaggttcctcgcctggGCTACGACTGCAACGACACACCTCAAGCTCCCACGAGATCTCGCTCAAAACGAGAGCtctccgcttgagcgagagctcgagtatGAACCTGTATCTGTTTCtactagtctcgcctaggcaagataGGCTCGTTTAGGCGAAAACATCagatctcgccactgttcttcctGCATCAGACATTCATACACTCCCGAACAACATAACAAGGCATTCCATACATTAACAGTAGCACACAAGCCATGAAATCGTGAAACAGTGGAAAGGCaagcaaaaatcaaattaaacaagtaagccatagcttcccttacctggacaGATGCTAGCGGAAGGCACAAGCACACAAAATGGAGGATTACTACAGCTCCAGGAACTGATGCGAGCTGAAATTACTGACACCAGAACCAAAAACGAGATTACAAGATAACCTTAGTCGGAACTACGACAATAGAGCTAGGGAAGTGAAAGTACCAGTTGGGGATTAACTTACGTGGAGTAAACGGAGCTTAGCTACCTGGAAGAAGAGCCTTGATCAAACCCTAACAAAGCTCTCTGTTAGAGAAAAGAGAAATGGGAAGTGAGTTGTTTTGCAAGTGTTTGCAGAATGGGAAACCAAGAGACGAAAGTGAGTCTTTGGGGGCACCCTATGGGCtggcccttaggcccaacagatgaGGCTAGGCCCAACAGATGAGGCTGAAAATAAGTGGACCTTACaacatttatgtaaaaaataatttttgtttcaatttggtgagggacgaaattgcacaatttttacaaaaaatgggactaaatggagacaaaagtaaaaatacatggactaaattgagaatGAGGAAATGACATATCACATAATAGTGACATATGACACTATCACTGTCACATCACATTGTCACTGTCATgtggcacgatgtcagcttgacacgtggtaaatttttaatttttttaaaaaattttaaaaaataattaaaaaaaaagttcaaaaaatccaagaactgacacgtgacaccccTTTAACGATGTTACTGCACCACTAACGAAAATAGCTTGATTtcatcaaattttccaaaatagggaccaaatcgATATTTTGCTATGAAAATTTGGATCAAAGACATGATTTAACCTAAAAGTTTCAAAGAATCTACTTTCAGCATTGATAAAGTCGAACTTCCAACAATCTCTTATCTAACATTAATTCTTGAACCAATTGTGTAACAATTGTTACAAGATGTAACAAAGTTAAcatatcataattaaaacaaacCCATATATAGGTTAAGGAAATGATAAATTGGtttcaaaatcataaatatatgtaaagCTCATAAAACTTTCAATATAGTGATAATAGATAAGCAATTGGAGTTTCTCTAAGAACACAAAGTTCAATTTCTCATCAAAGGATAGAAAAAGTATTGCAAATTTCATAATATCTTTGGTAGTTGGTTTGATGATTACTTCGTCATTaactttgattaaattaaattcagcTTAAAAGTCAAAAAGTCTTCGgatataatctttttttttctcctccaCATTTCTTAAAGTCATGTCTCTCATTGATTACAAGTTACATCCAAGTAGGAACAAGTCATTGCCAAAAGTCCAATATGATATTCCTGTCGTTTTCCTCTCACTTTTCTTGTGAATTTAGTTATAGCACATCAATTTTCCAGTTACTATTTGGAATAAAGTGTGAGTCAATGCTACATATTgcgtaaaataataaaaattaaacaatacatAAGATAAAAGacctatatatattattttaagatttttcaaaagtgtcaaataatttatgtatataaGACTAATgttaaatgagaaaaataatccATCAGTTACTTCACTTTGAAagtgtataattaattatgaaaattaaaaaaaattaaaaatcaatcttgaatatatatagtttatgGGAGAGGATgaagaattttatatataactaattcccaaaaaaaaaaagtcttaatTAGTCCAAAATATTGAAGTACTTGTAATTGACACAGACAATTTAATTATGCAAAGTGGTAGTATTATTGTAATACATTTTCACTGAAACAAACCTGAACACTATCTTATGTGACTCATCTAATCTTATCTTAAATCTTTTCACACCAGTTGAAGTTCCACACCATGGACTCCCTTTCACAACCAGCACTTGTGGTAGTGATAGCCATAACCATAATTCTTCTCTACAACACATGCAGGAAGCAAAAGGGTGGTCACAAAACGAAGGGTAGAGAACCCCCAGAACCCTCGGGTGCCCTACCTTTGATTGGTCACCTCCACCTGTTAGGTGCCCAGACACCCCTCGCTAGGACCTTTGCTGCTTTGGCCGACAAATATGGCCCCATCTTTGGAATCCGTCTAGGGGCATACCCTGCGCTTGTGATCTGCAACCAAGAGGCCATAAAAGAGTGCTTCACGACCCTTGATAAGGTCCTGGCCTCACGCCCTAAGAGTAGCCATGGTGTGCTTCTTGGTTACAATTTTGCAGGGTTTGGATTTGCGCCTTATGGCGCGTACTGGATCAAGATCAGAAAGCTCATCATGCTTGAATTGCTCTCTGCTCGCCGCCTCGAATTCCTGAGGCATGTTTATGAGTCTGAGATTGATACTTTGGTGAAGGATCTCGGGATGTATGTTGGAGGTAAAACTGATGTTAAAGTCACTATAAGTGAGTGGATGGAACGCTTGAGCTTCAACATCGTCACCAAGATGATCGCTGGGAAAAGGTATGTTTGGAAAATTGTTTCTTATCTTCTGCTCATAGGTTTgactttttcattttgattccGATCCTCTTAAACACGAATTttacattacaagaaaattaatatctaaataataactaattttgatgactaaaaataattaattattaccgagatcaatttaaataataatttataaataaaaataataattattaattaaaattatgaattattatttaaattagttacaaacattaatatcaagattttgactattaaaaaatttagtctctaaatttatttttaagtatatttttttattagaattaattattatttaagatttttttttaataatgatattttttttcgttaaattcATAGTAATATTTTTCCTGTTAATACATGGGACATGAATAAGAAACTACATAAATCATTCAAAATTACCTTATTCAAACGGgcatgaataaaaaatttcatgaaacTTATAGAAAAGTTCATGTGTAATTTCATATAGAAAAGTTtacatttatttagtttaattaatcATAGATacgacaaatttaaaatatataagataaatttaaaatatataagaatattaatttcatcttataaatattaaagtgttgaattaagtttaaagttagttttttaatataaataatattaaattaatttaaaatattatcttagaaatatatatatatatatatatatatatatatatatatatatatatatatatatatttaagacaAGTTTGAATTATATTTAGGTGAATGTAAACCTTTTTTGAAGTCGATTTTGTAGACTTAAAATATTAGGTTTAAGTCTATTTCTTATAATGGTTAGACCGAACAATATtcaaaatagtaataagaaaataaagaaaccagACTTATTAAACCCTTATGTTATGAGTTGAGTTGAAATTTTCACTAAactttttctagaaaaaaactTTTAGAAAGAAATTGAGAATGGCATGTTGGGGGACAGGTATTTCAGTTATTTGGAAGATGTGGATGATGTAGAAGCACATGGTATTGTGAAACTTATAAAGGAGTTCATGCATATATCTGGGGAGTTTGTTCCCTCAGATTTGATTCCTGTTCTTGGATGGTTTGGGGTGCAAGGGAAAGTGCTGAAATCCATGAAACGAATTGCAAAAGATTTGGACAACCTTGTGGGAGGTTGGGTTGAAGAACATAAGAAAATTGATTCCCTCAATAACAAGTCATTGGAGAAACATGATTTCATTGATGTAATGCTCTCTGCTATTCAAGATGATCCTCTCTCTCATCATGACCGTGATACTATCATCAAAGCTAATGTTGCGGTAAGCCTTTTATAActaattagggttttttttttctgtctctATAATCTATTATAGTTTgttttctaataaattattcattttaatttttatcctGAAAACACTACCTAAGTTAGATACTAAGGATGACAATGCGGGTTGGACCAAGCCGTTATAACTTGGCCCGCATTAAGTCCGCGCATTGTGGGCTAGGTTGACCCATCCAGCAAAGAAGTTGTGGTCTTAAAAACGGTGATTTGTCCCGCATACTTGTAGGCTTACGAGCTGGCCAGTATATTTGGACATCTTGACTTAATATTTGAAGTATCAAGACAGTCCAATAAAACAAACTTGAAGCATGGAAATAGTCCAATATAACAAATCAAAATAGTCCATAATATTTAGAAcatcataaatttaatattaggaGCATCAAGACATTCAAATAAACCAAGTCCTAGAGCATTAACAACATTATAATAGTCCAATAAAACAAGTCTTTGATCATCAAAACAAGTCTAATAAACAACATCAAAACATGAACTTGCTACTAAGTTAGGGTGAG
Coding sequences:
- the LOC114165085 gene encoding xanthotoxin 5-hydroxylase CYP82C4-like translates to MDSLSQPALVVVIAITIILLYNTCRKQKGGHKTKGREPPEPSGALPLIGHLHLLGAQTPLARTFAALADKYGPIFGIRLGAYPALVICNQEAIKECFTTLDKVLASRPKSSHGVLLGYNFAGFGFAPYGAYWIKIRKLIMLELLSARRLEFLRHVYESEIDTLVKDLGMYVGGKTDVKVTISEWMERLSFNIVTKMIAGKRYFSYLEDVDDVEAHGIVKLIKEFMHISGEFVPSDLIPVLGWFGVQGKVLKSMKRIAKDLDNLVGGWVEEHKKIDSLNNKSLEKHDFIDVMLSAIQDDPLSHHDRDTIIKANVANLMLAGSDTTSTAMTWILTMLVKNPEVLQRAQEEIEDEVGRERKVEATDIKNLIYLQAIVKETLRLYPPGPLLVPHEATQDCYIQGYHVPKGTRVFANVWKLHRDPSVWSEAEKFSPERFVNENGEVVDEGHQHFEYLPFGSGRRACPGSTFATQVTLITIARLLQAFRLEVPVDEPVDLEEGLGITLPKINPLQILLSSRLPNQFYNSDKL